Proteins from a genomic interval of Amphiura filiformis chromosome 9, Afil_fr2py, whole genome shotgun sequence:
- the LOC140160681 gene encoding sodium- and chloride-dependent glycine transporter 1-like, translating into MTSEKKYAPLPPPLDLTTLCNIHNIQGCCDQQCIPISAAYGKVPSPPQSPCSPKSLKQFDIQENNEDENKERGNWGSKFDFILSSVGFAVGLGNVWRFPYLCYKNGGGAFLIPYIIMLALAGLPMFAMELGFGQFTSKGCIGIWTMAPLFKGIGIAMCIITGIVCVYYNMVIAYTLFYFFASFNKVMPWSGCDNYWNTANCTINTANDSISENGTVGFNETTTRPSEEFWNNYVLGRSEGMHDMGPIRWQLCLCLLLAWIVVFLCIFKGVKSSGKVVYFTATFPYIVLFILFIRGVTLPGAADGVLFYIKPDFSKLYDATVWKDAAVQIFYSLGAAWGGLHTLASYNKFHNNFQRDAIMIALINCGTSVFAGFVIFSVIGFMAHDSGLPISEVADSGPGLAFVAYPEALARMPVSALWSLLFFFMLFTLGLDSQFVMLETLITAVVDELKEYIPNIYVFKTRITIGACVLGFLLGLPMTTNGGIYLLTLMDNYSAGFSLLLVAMLECIVVSWVYCNQERWWFGCGSRSGTFFMSTGASQFVQDMKVILKFDMNWYWRACWMVISPAILLFIFIFFCVTYGPLTYQEYTYPPAMEFLGWCMVLAAVLVIPGYMVYFLLAKAKGDGIMERLAFSVTPAEDWGPALNKHRLEAGYPLLPDIESGATGTSSPLQNGSFVNPPDYNDVISKGGNGAVILETST; encoded by the exons ATGACTTCCGAGAAGAAATACGCGCCATTACCACCACCTTTAGATCTTACGACATTGTGCAATATACATAACATTCAGGGTTGTTGTGATCAGCAATGTATTCCTATTTCTGCAGCTTATGGCAAAGTACCCTCGCCACCACAGTCACCATGCTCACCAAAATCACTCAAACAATTTGATATTCAAGAGAACAATGAAGACGAAAACAAGGAGAGAGGAAATTGGGGAAGCAAATTTGACTTCATCTTATCCTCCGTTGGTTTTGCTGTTGGTTTGGGAAATGTCTGGAGATTTCCATACTTATGCTATAAGAATGGAGGAG GTGCTTTCCTTATCCCGTACATTATCATGTTGGCCCTGGCTGGTCTTCCCATGTTTGCCATGGAGCTCGGCTTTGGCCAATTCACCAGCAAAGGTTGTATTGGTATTTGGACAATGGCCCCATTATTCAAAG GTATCGGCATCGCTATGTGTATCATCACCGGGATTGTCTGTGTGTATTACAACATGGTTATTGCCTACACATTGTTCTACTTCTTTGCATCATTTAATAAAGTGATGCCATGGAGTGGATGTGATAATTACTGGAACACAGCTAATTGTACCATCAATACCGCCAACGACTCAATAAGTGAAAATGGCACGGTTGGATTTAACGAAACAACAACAAGACCATCTGAGGAATTCTGgaa TAACTATGTTCTTGGTCGAAGTGAAGGTATGCATGATATGGGTCCCATCAGATGGCAACTATGCCTCTGCCTCTTGTTAGCCTGGATCGTCGTGTTTCTGTGTATATTCAAAGGAGTCAAATCATCAGGAAAG GTCGTGTACTTTACTGCAACTTTCCCGTACATTGTACTCTTCATCCTATTCATCCGGGGGGTCACACTCCCAGGAGCAGCTGATGGTGTTCTCTTCTATATTAAACCCGACTTCTCTAAGTTGTATGATGCCACT GTATGGAAGGATGCTGCGGTACAGATTTTCTATTCGCTAGGTGCAGCCTGGGGAGGACTTCATACCTTGGCTAGTTACAACAAATTTCATAACAACTTTCAAAG GGATGCTATTATGATAGCACTGATCAACTGTGGTACcagtgtgtttgctgggttcgtcATCTTCTCTGTAATTGGCTTCATGGCACATGACTCTGGTCTCCCAATTAGTGAAGTTGCCGATTCTG GTCCCGGTCTTGCATTTGTAGCCTATCCAGAAGCATTAGCACGTATGCCCGTCTCAGCATTATggtctcttctcttcttttttaTGTTGTTCACATTGGGTCTCGATAGTCAG TTCGTGATGTTGGAAACCCTTATCACTGCCGTTGTAGATGAACTTAAGGAGTACATACCAAATATCTATGTTTTCAAGACGCGGATCACTATTGGAGCATGCGTTCTTGGTTTTCTGCTCGGATTGCCTATGACTACAAAC GGTGGAATTTATCTTTTAACTTTGATGGATAACTATTCGGCTGGCTTCTCTCTCTTATTGGTTGCAATGTTGGAGTGTATTGTGGTATCCTGGGTCTATT GTAACCAGGAACGATGGTGGTTCGGGTGCGGCTCTCGAAGTGGAACATTCTTCATGTCTACAGGTGCTAGTCAGTTTGTACAAGACATGAAAGTCATCTTGAAATTTGATATGAATTGGTACTGGCGTGCCTGTTGGATGGTCATCAGTCCCGCCATCTTGCTTTTCATCTTTATCTTCTTCTGTGTCACATACGGTCCTCTTACATACCAAGAGTATACGTATCCACCAGCTATGGAATTTCTGGGATGGTGTATGGTGCTTGCTGCTGTGCTCGTTATTCCTGGTTATATGGTGTACTTCTTATTAGCCAAAGCCAAAGGAGACGGAATTATGGAG CGTCTTGCCTTTTCAGTTACTCCTGCTGAAGATTGGGGACCCGCCCTCAACAAGCATCGTCTTGAAGCAGGCTACCCACTTCTTCCAGATATTGAATCTGGTGCCACTGGTACTTCATCACCCCTTCAGAATGGCAGTTTTGTTAATCCACCAGATTATAATGACGTCATCAGCAAAGGTGGAAACGGTGCTGTGATATTAGAAACGTCCACGTAA